The genomic window TGCTGCGCTCATCAAAGATTCCAACATGCACACTCGATGAGGTTAGAGATCGGGCTGATATAAGCATCTTCTGGGGATCTGATGCGATGAACGCTCAGCCAAGACATCTATCGAGGTTTTCATACTTTCCCCGTGGCGAGCACAAACAGAAAGGATGGGAGTTTGATAGACATGCTGTCACGATCGATCTATACCGATCTTCAACTGCAAAGGTCACAAAAGAGTATCTGAAGGTTGAACCAGGCAACGATGCACTTTTGATGAATGAGATAATGGATGTACTGAGCCAGAAACCACCCCGATCGAAGGATGTCCTGCACTTTGTTAACGAGATCAGGAAGGCGGCGTTTGGAGTGATATTTGCAGGAACAGGGCTAATTCAGGGATTGAATCGAGAGCTTGGTGAGCTTGTCGAGTTTATGCAAAAGCTCAACGAATATGGCGAGTTCCGTCTCATACCGATGGTTGTGGGTTATAATATGCGAGGGTTTGTTGAAACTGCTGGAAACAGTAATCTGGAGGTGAAAGGGTTATTCCAGCAAGCACTTCTTGATGATAAGATCGATGCAGCTCTGATCGTTGGGGCTGACCCCCTGAGTGATCTACCGTATCCCGTTTCAGGGAAACTACGTGATATAAAGACGATTGTAATCGATCCACGCGTGACACCCACAACCGAGATAGCAGATGTTGTGATTCATGGTGCAACCCCAGCCATCGATGCAGGCGGGCATGCGATGCGGATGGATGGGGTGGAGTTTGAGTTTGCGCCCTGCATTAATGGAGAACTTCCATCAGATGAGATGATTCTTGAAATGATACTGGAGGGATTGTGATGGGAATACATGATCTCTTAGAGGCGCCTGAGTATCAGATAAGGATCGTGATTGTGCCTGATATCTTCCAGTCGAGCGCAGGGTACAGGGGTAAGCTATCAGAAGAATATCAGGATCTCTCTGCGGTTGTATATCTCGATCAGAACGATATGAAGCACTGGGGCATCAAGGATGGCGAAAAAGTTACCCTCTCCAGTGCCAATGAAAAGATCGTGGTTATTGCAAGAGAGAGCGATGAAGAACATCCCGGTATCGGACTTATGCCACCGAGTGTGTATTCGATGCGAATCCTTTCAAATCTCGAAACCTCTCTTACAAAGATTAAGAAGGGCGATGGGAATGTCAGTGCTCTGGCTGAGCTTTTAACTTAGGTGCTACCGTTTTACACCTTTGAGCGTGCCCGAGACTCTCACAACTCTTGTGGCTGATGGAGCACCCCTGATATTGTTTATTGTGGCAAGAACCGCCCTCACATCGTCCACTCGCTCGCGGGCGCACCTTACAACCCCATGCCCCGTAGATTCATCAAACTCGATGAACTGGAGATTTATCAGGCTCATACCATAATCCCCAAAGAGAGAGGTTCCAGCAGAGTGGATCGCATCGATTATATCACGCCGTGTGAGCCTGCGATCAGACTCGATCTTGAACTTCAGGTATCTTCGCTTAACCCTCATCGAGGATGGTAATACTTTCACTCAATCACCGCCCGATCTATCTCTTAGTAGCCGCGCCAGTGCATACGCAGGAAAAACAGATGAAATCTTCATTCCATAACGCCTGGATAATAAGATACACTCAAGACCGAGTTCTTCTGAAGCTTCTTTGATTACAAACTCGCCGATCCCGCCGCAAACAACCGTACTCAGGCCGTAACGCTCTGAGATCATACTTATAACTGATTGTATCTCGTTTTTCTGCGAGATGGCGATCTGCTCCGCTATATTCTGAATATTTGCCCACCCGAGTTCATCGGGATCTGAGCATACAAGCCTCGCAATCCTCCTTGCTGCATCCTCTTTCTGCTTGCCACCACACACCGCATAGGCATTGGGCGTATCGCATGTGTAATCCCGATCATTGATCTTCCCCAGAAGCAGATAGAGATCTGCCGTTATTGCAAAAAGTTCCGATGCAACTCTGCACGAAACTCCATCAACATCCACCCGATCAATGATCGTTGCAAGATTGGTTCGAAGGATACCTGTGTAGATCAGTTCACCCCTCTTCAACCGCTCAAAGTCTGTTTTACCAGCCACGGGCACACCAGAGACGATGGGTATAATATCGGTCGTTGTGCTTCCCATATCAATAAATATCACATCACCCAGCTCTTTTCCGATAAAACTTGATGATGCAACCCAGTTTGATGCAAAGAAATTTTCAGGATCTATCTTAACACAGGTTTGATCATGGAACTTTCCATCAACCCCAAAGAAGACTGCGTCCTCAGTAAGTTCTGATACAATATTTGCGATATAACGAACTCCCTCCTTTCTCGTTGGAAATGAATCTGCAAGCTCACATGTTAGTGTGATCCCAACTCCATCTGGCGCAAGTTCATCAAGAAAATGCTTAAGATGCCCTGCAAGATCGCAGCCTTCCCAGATCGGGAGATAAACTGACTTTGTAAACCCTTCAGATGTTGCGATCTTTGTATTCGCACCACCGATATCCACGCCCATAAACATAAAACAATTACGTCCAAAATCTTTATATATTGATATTATCTTCTAATTGACCCCAGATCTCTCTACTGATGGGACTAAAGATAAATACAATGGTTTAAAAACTAATATTGATGGGTAAAAGCCGTATCATGGACATTCTCGCTCAAATCATTAGAGGTAAATCAGAGGAGGAGAATAACTCACCGAGCGATATAGAGACGCTTGATCTCCTCCATTATGATGTGCCGGAGGGTTATATCGAGGTTGAGCGAACATGGCTCAAAAAACCCTATGCCCTTGCTTCAATCCTCTTCAATGAAGCCGAGAACGAATACTACTATCACCTTGCAGAGCCGAAACTGACCCCTTTTGAGAAGGCCTTACTTGAGAAGACCTATGATGATCTGAGAGATGTGCTCGTGCTTGAAGGAGAAGTTGCACCTGATGAGAAGGAGAAGGTCCTTGAACATCATGCGAAGGAGCTTTTGAATGGATATTCGATTGAAATCAATCCAGAATCACTTGAGAAGATCCTCTACTACCTCAAGCGAAATTGCATAGGCATCGGAAAGATTGATGCACTCATGGAGGATGAATTCATCGAAGATATCTCCTGTGATGGTGTAAATGTTCCGATCTTCCTTTACCACAAACGTTACCAGAACATAAAGACGAATTTATCCTTTGCTGAGGATGAACTCGACTCTTTTGTGATTGTTCTTGCACAGAAATGCGGTAAACACCTCTCGATTGCCGAGCCAATGCTTGATGCCACGATGCAGGATGGATCACGTCTTCAGATCACACTTGGCAGAGATATTACAACAAGGGGTAGCTCATTTACGATAAGACGTTTCGCATCACATCCATTCACCCCTGTGGATCTCCTGCGATATCAGACCTTCACAAAAGAGATGCTTGCATACCTCTGGCTCTGCATCGAGAGCAATCGAAGTCTCCTCTTTGCAGGAGGTACAGCAGCAGGCAAGACCTCGGCATTGAATGCAGTCTCGATCTTCATTCCACCAAATGCAAAGATCATCTCTATAGAGGATACACGGGAACTTACGCTCTATCACGACAACTGGATTGCAGATGTAACCCGTGAATCCACTTTGAGCGGTGGTGCTCGCAAGATCGATATGTACGAACTCCTGCGACACGCGCTGAGACAGCGACCAGAATATCTGCTCGTGGGAGAGGTGAGGGGCAGGGAAGCGCACACACTCTTTCAGGCAATGTCAACAGGTCACACAACCTATTCCACGATACATGCGTCCACGATCGAGGAAGTGGTAAACAGGCTCAGGAATGAACCGATCAGTGTTCCGCTGATGATGCTACAGGCACTTGACATACTCTCCATTCAGCGGCTACTATATATAGAGAAGGGAGAGCGTGTGAGACGATGTGATGTGATAGCGGAGTTTGCAGGTATCGATCCTGCGACAAACAACATAAAAATAAACGAGCTTTACAGGTTTAACTCAGCAACAAATTCTTTTGAGAAGGTCTCAGACTCAATTGTGCTTGCAAAGATTCAGAACCAGCGGGGGTGGAGTACAGCAGAACTTGAAGAGGATCTTAATAGAAGAGCAAAGTTGCTTGATTACATGCTTAAGAAGGATATGTGGGACTACAAGGAGATCTCGATGCTCATACACAGATATTTCTACAATCCAGAGATGATTATGGGCATGATCGAAGAAGAGATCGGGGATGAAGAGGATGAACCTGATCGATAAGATTGGATACAGGCTTTTTGGAAAGTGGGTCCTCAGAAAGAAGCTTTACTACATAGGACTTCAAAAGAAGCTCAGGCAGTCCCAGATACACCAGCCATTTGACCAGTATGTTGCTTCAGCGATCATCTACTCATTGATCTCTGCTGTAATCGGGGGAATTCTTGGCTACCTCTTTGCACCCACACTTCTTGCCATGATCGAGTTCTATGCACCGATCTTGAATATCCATCTTTCAGGTTCGTTCAGATGGCTTGCGCCGCAACGGGATCTACTGGTAACACTCATCACATCCACGATGCTCTTCCTAATCTTCTGGCAGGTGACCTACCGATTGATCCTCTTTTATCCCACACTACTTCTCAGTCTGCGAAAAGATGAAATAAATCTCATTCTGCCACATGCTGCAAGCTTCATGTATGCCCTCTCAAAGGGCGGGATGAACCTCCTTGATGTTTTCAGATCACTCGCATCACACAAAGGGATCTACCATGCAGCATCAGAAGAGGCGGCACAGATCGTACGGGATGTCGATTATCTGGGGTGCGATCTCGTGACTGCACTTCATAACGCAAGTAAAACATCTCCGTCAGAGCGTTTCAGGAGTTTTGTAGAAAATATGACCTCTGTGATCGAGAGCGGGGGTGACATAACCGAGTATCTTGGAAAAGAAGCGAAAAACTATCAGGAAAATGCAGTGGAGGAGCAGAAGTCGTTTCTCGAGATGCTTGAACTCATCGCAGAGTCTTACGTCACGCTCTTTGTTGCAGGCCCCATATTCTTCATCGTTGTGATCGTACTCATGGGAATGATGGGTTCGGTCTATGTAAACCTCCTGTATCTTGTCATCTATGCCGTAATCCCGATCGGATCCATTGCATTCATCGTTCTGCTGGACTCGATCTCAAGATCCGTAAACGAGAGGCGAGGGGAGATAATAAAAACCAGGAGGCGGATCGACGTTTTCAGGGATGTTGAAGAGATCGAAACCGATCCAGAGGACGAGGCAGAGCTTTTTAAGGCATTTAAATGGTATGAGAGATTGGAAAAACCAGCGTCACTCCTGAAACATCCACTGCATGCATTTCTCGAAAAACCTGTGAGGGTACTTTATTTTTCGTTTCCCCTCTCAGTTATCCTGCTGTTTTTCACACTCAGACAACTTGAGAGTTTTACACCTGCTGCAATCGATGATTATATTCTACTCGCTCTTTTTGTGGCACTTTTACCTTTCACCATCGTTTATGAGGCGAGAGAGCGGATCGTGAAGGCAATTGAGCGTGCTGTACCCGATTTTCTCAGCTCACTTTCGAGTGTAAGTGGTGCAGGGCTCACACTGAAACGTGCAATTGAAACTGTGCTCAGAACAGATCTTGGGGTACTCACAAGTGAGATCAGGAAGATAAAAGGTGATATGGAGTGGGGAAGTTCAACCCAGGATGCACTCTACAAGTTTGAAGAGCGCCTGAAAATCGGAGCAATATCACGTGCTGTAACATTGATCGTAAAAGCTTCAGAGGTTTCAGGTGACATTAGAGAAGTTTTATCCATCGCAGCAAAGGATGCAGCAACAACAGAGCGATTGCGCGAGAACAGGTACTCAAATACAGTCATCTATCTCATCATTATCTACATCGCCTTTGGGGTATTTCTCGGAATACTGTATGTAATCTCTGCGGTCTTTCTCCCTTTGATGCCCTCCTCAGAATCGATTCCACTCCAGAATGCTGCAGGTTCGTACATCAATGCAGAAGCATATAAACTGCTCTTCTTCCATGCCGTCCTGATTCAGGGCTTCTTCTCAGGACTCATCGCAGGTAAGATAGGAGAGGGTAGTCTCCTGAGTGGTATAAAACACGGTCTTATCATGATTGCAATTGGCTACACGCTCTTCACGCTCTTTCTCTAATTGCGAAGTGAATAAGATGGAAAAGGGTAAAAACTAATTATAATCCCCAACAAAACTAAATCCACGATGGGATAAACTTTTCGATCCACGACTTAGCAAATGATAAGCTCTCTGCAAGCCTGCTGAATCTTCTTTTTATGCTCTTCCATATAAACTCGATCGGGTTGAGGTCAGGCGAGTATGGTGGGAGGTAAACAAGATACATCCCGAGCTGCTCGGGCTCTTTGTGGATGATCCTGTGCTCGAGATCGAGCCTGGGCGATCATCGAGGGGTCTGTGAGGGAGTGGGGTGTGAACGCATGTGTGTCTCATTTTTTTTAAGAATGGCGGGTGTAGGTTAGGTCAATAGTTGGGTTGGGTGCGACGTGCTTTGGGAATTATGTATGGTAAGTATGTAATCTTATAGATCCGTCCTCACCAAGTTTAGAATATACAAGGGAGGATAAACAAAAAGATTTACGATGACCTACAATTTCAAGCGCCCTCTATCTTTGCGAGGAACGTAAGGAGTGTGTAGTCTTGAAATTTTTGACTTTATAAACCCTACCTCTCATTCCCCAACCACCTTATCAATCAACACAACTTTGAGGGGGTGGGTTGCATCAGATATCCAGTCTGCAATCGGATTAGCTGACCTACCCACGCGGTCGGGTTTGGCTGCTGGCTTTAATAAAACCTCTCCTAAACTCTCTCAAGTCTTTCTGGGTGGAGGGGAAAGAGTTACAATTCATAAAGGTTGAAGGATCTGGGAGAATTATGATGAATGATGCAGTTTTTGTCAGTTTAAAGGCCCAAGGCAAACTCACTGGTTTAGGGTGCTACACTTTTAAGGGTTTATGAGGGATGAGTTGTTTGGGGGTGTGTCTTGGCGTTCATATAGCTTCTTGAATTCTTCAAGAGAAGATTTTAGGTCGGGATAATCTTTTATACAATTTTTCTCATACTTCCAGAGCGAATCTCGCCAATCTCCTTCTCGATCTCTTTCAGATCCCTGATTACAACATTAACCCTCTCAGGCATATATTCTGCCGTAGCTGCAGCAATGCACCATAAACCTTTTACAGCCCTTTGAAGCACTGGCCACTTTCTTGATTTATCTGATGCTGTAGCAATCATAACCAACCCTTCTTGAGCCACGCCTACCACATTTTCCATAGCACCATCTCTAAGAGCTTTATATCCAATATCCCTCAATCCTTCTATAGATTCAAAACATATCCCAGCCAGAAGACCATTTTTAACTTCGATCTTGGAAGCTTTATATCCGATATCTCTCAATCCTCTCGCTGCAGATAGTGAAGCGTCTTTGAATCCCTTATCAACGCTCTCAACTCCAATCTCTTTCAAGCCTCGCCACACTATGCGATAAGTTACATGATATAAACTCCTCTCTTTGAGTGAATTTTCGCCAGCATCTGTAAGTATCATTATCACGCTCTCCACGACCCCTTCATGAAACTCCTTAACCGCACTTTTACCAATCTCACTCAGCTCATCAGCCCTGTTCAATGCTCTTGCTTTATCTTTTACGGCGATAACCTCCATAATCTCCTCAAATAGGTTTCCAACTCCAATTTCGTACTTTAAAAGCCGGTTAACATCTGTCAAAAACGGAAGTAATGAAAATACACAGAAGACCGCAATAATAATTGATGCAATCACTCCTATGAAAAACCAATCAAATGTTAAAGCCAAAAGCGGTACAATGATCCCGATTCCAAAAACAAGCATCAAGATAATCGTTCTAGGTCTAAATATAATCTTATCCATCGCTGTATACTTTCTTGTCATCTGAGCTACTACCAACGTGATCGTAAAAACAAGAGCAAGTATGGCAGCCAACCCCTGAGAGATCGCACTCAGTATATACCTTGCATTCTCATGATCGATGCTTGAAAGACGAGATAAGATGCAGAAAACTACAATTGACGCAATTATCGGTAAAAACCACCCATATCTTTTCAACTTATCTTCAATGCTATTCCACACATCTCTTTAATCTATCCTTAACCTTTTAAGATCTTTCTTCTACCATTCTTATTCCCCTCCATCTTTTCAATCTCCTGTTCCAACCTCTCCCGCTTTGCGACCTCTTTCAGATGAGTTTCCATCAGTTCGTCGGATACTTCCGTCCTCATTCTTTTTAGTGAAGTTGGTACCTTGATCCTTGATCCTGTTGAAAGCGTGGATATTTACATTCACAAATCAAAAGGGTTTTGGGACATAATTACCTCACCCTGATTGCAAAGATATTGTGCCACAGCCCGATAGCAAATAAAGCCATCTCTCTTCTATCTTCTCTCTTCTGCCTGATCAACCAACCAAATCTCCTCTTATCTGCTGAAAAACCTGATTCGCTCAAATTTCTCTTGAAGTATCTCTTCAAAAACTTATAGGGAGTCTCAATAATCCTTTCTATAACCCTCAACCAGTCAAAACCAATCTTTGACAGGTTCTTCTTTGGAATCACATAGACAGCAGTTTCCTTACCAAACATCTTTAAAGTCTTTCTTGTGCTGTAATACTTATCCAGGGAAATAGAATTCATTTTCACTCCCATTTCCTTGAGCATCTTCATTGCTTTGTTGAATGCATCCTTCTCTGACCTGCTTGAGTAACCAAATCCAACATACATTCCCATATCAATGTCTATTATCCTGAAAACATATCTGAAGTCCTTGCCTTTCTTCTTAGGGTTGGTTCTGTAGTGCTTTGTAACAGTTAAGCTGTATCCGGTTCCATCTCCTGCAAACTCACCTGAGATGCCTTCCTCCCTCAACAACAAAATAAAGAGGTTGTGCAGAGCAAGCTTAACTTCTTCATCTGAATACAGTCTTTCTATCGTTTTGTAGCTGACTTTGANNNNNNNNNNNNNNNNNNNNNNNNNNNNNNNNNNNNNNNNNNNNNNNNNNNNNNNNNNNNNNNNNNNNNNNNNNNNNNNNNNNNNNNNNNNNNNNNNNNNNNNNNNNNNNNNNNNNNNNNNNNNNNNNNNNNNNNNNNNNNNNNNNNNNNNNNNNNNNNNNNNNNNNNNNNNNNNNNNNNNNNNNNNNNNNNNNNNNNNNTACACTACTCATTTTATCTCCTCAACCTTTGCTCTGAGATACTCTTCTCTTTTAACTTAAAAACATTCTCACCTTTTACCCTTGATCCAACCCACTTCCCCAAAATCTACACCAACGGCGGAAGCGAGATCTACTACCGCTGAAGCATCTTCACCCAAACCCCACCAGCCACAACGTTCCCTGTAGGCTTTTCCAAAAGCTTAACTTAGGCAAAAATTTCATCTGCGATAGGGCTATTCAGCTACAGTACACCCGAAGCCCACCACAAGCGTTATAACATACCACTAGAAAAGATCAGATTTTACGACAGAGGAGATCGTGTTATTGGGCACTTTTATAAGCCCCAATTCTACTCAATAAACTCAACACCTTCAAGACCTTTAAAATGCTTATCGCTTGTGACCACAATCGCACCCTCACTTCTGGCAGTCGCATATACTATAGCATCCGCCATTCCAAACTCATATATAAGGCTGAAATCAGCAGCCGTTATCGCCAGATTATCGTCCAACGAGATTATTCGTGTTCGCATCATCTGGGCATAGGCCTCAAGAGCCGCTTCTTCGTTCACTTCGTTTTTTATCTTCCTATAAACCTCATAGACCACTATCGCGGGCGTGATTGCACTTTCTTCATCTACTTCTTTGATATAGTCTGCATACTTATCAGAAAGCGGGCCATCAGCAAAGTATTCTATCCAACCGTATGAATCAATCAGAATCAAAAGCGATCACTCTCATCTCTAATATCGCGAGTTTGAACTCCCTTTGCAAAACCCTTCATCTCTTTTATTGGTAACTGGGGTATGAGCGTTATGATCCCACCTTTCTCAATCATAACCAACTTTTCTTTCGGTTTCAGCCCTATCTTCTCTCTAATGCTTCTTGGGATCGCGATCTGAAACTTTGATGAGACTGTAACAACGGCCATCGATATTACCTCTGCTTTACTTTTTGTTCTCGAGGGATAAAAGGTTTACGCCTCATACTCACCCTTCCTTCCGCGCAATCATAACAACTGCTAACCGCACCTATTGCATAACTCAAGACCCACGGTAGGCTTTTCCAAACGTCCATTTATCGACAGAACTATTCAGCCAAAAGCTGAATCTCTCGACCGAAGATGCCTTTAATAAAGGCATTGCCAAAATGGTCTGCCTTCGGCGGACCTCGATCAACCGCAGGTCGATCATTTGAGGATAAACTTTGTGAAAGTTCATATTGGGTGTATGAGGCGTGCTTTACGCTTCACACCCACCCCTCCCTCCACACCATCACTCCCACGCACACGCTCCCAACCCCATTCCCCACAACCCATGCAACCCCAACCCCAACGACCCCAAACATCGTCATGAACAGGTACCCCAATCCAACCACCAACCCAAAAACCAACCCGCTCAGCACCACCAGCTCTTTAACATCCTTCTGAATCCTCTTGATCGCAAAAAAAATCCGACTGAGCGAAGCGAATGTCGGATGCAGGGGTAGAGGGGGCGGCAGCCCCTCTCGACAAACAGACTCGCGACAACCATCACCCGCAGCACCCCAGCCCCGCCAGCCGCATACTCGGCACCGAGCACCCCTGAGCACCAGAGCCGCTGCCGGAACGAGCAGCGAGAAGATGACAATAAGCGACTTCACAACGGTTCTTTTGAGTGCATCGCCGTGGCTACCCTCAACGAAGAGCGTGACGTTCAATTGTAGTTTCAGTCTCCAATAGTGCGCATAACACGCCGAACCACATTACCCGAATCAAAATGGACTTCAACACACTGTTCTTTCAATTCGTCTCTTATCTCTTGATGATCAAAATCTTCTTTGTCGGATGTATAAAAAATTACCGTGTCATAATCATTCCCATTTTTCGTAAAACTCAATATAGATTCATAAATCTGTCTATCGTTGTCTTTATATGGCGGAAGATTCGCTACATCTCTTATAAATGCCCTGTATGCTATATCGGAATTATGCGGTATTGAAATGCACAATGATTTAATATCTTCTGTTGATTCCAGTACGTCAAGCTTTTCTTTTGAAGATTCCATATACAATTGCTTCAATTTTTCTTTCACATCGTATAATCTATCTTTATGATATTCAGACCTCATTAAATCGTTTAAAAAGAAGATGATCTCTTTCAATTTATCTTCTCTCCGTTTAAATCTCTCATCTATCCTACCTTTGACTTCAAAAAACGAAAATTCAGGGATTGCGACGTCAATCTTATTTTCACTTGCCAAATCGAGAAGATATCCACAATTTCTATCCTGTGCAAGGATGATTGAGTAAATAAAATTTGTTTCACCAATCACGAGGAGTTTTGGATTTTTCATGGGTTCTAACTCCTTTTAACTCCTCTAATAATTCAGGTATGTACTTCAGAGCACTGCCCCAAATTTTCTGGACTTTTTGGCTCTTAAAGGCTATGTCTTTCTTTGTCAGTTCTTCCATTCTTTATCACCTACCAACAATTCATCGTCATGTTTTAAATATTGTTCGCTTGCATCCACGACCCATCAATGGAACCACCTCATCAGTGTCCTTGCCACATTCATCCACCTAAACCCACCCCTCCCTCCACACCATCGCGCCCACGCACACGCACCCAACCCCGTTCCCTGTAGGCTTTTTCCAAAAGCCCACCCTGCAAAAACCCCACCTACCGATAAAGCTATTCAGCCTTCGGCTGAACCGTTCGACCGCAGATGCCTTTTAATAAAGGCATTGCGAAAGGAGCACCTCTTTGAGGTGCTCAAGTCCAACCGAAGGTTGGACATGGGTGTGTGAGGCGTGCTTTACGCCTCATAAGAGATCGGAGTTTACGACAGAGGAGATTGTGTTATTATCGGTCATGGTTTAGATCCGTTTCACCAACGATCTTTCTGTATTCTTTTTCACCAAGTCTGAAGCCGACCGCCATGAGATCGTCGATCGTTCTCTTCAGATC from Candidatus Syntrophoarchaeum caldarius includes these protein-coding regions:
- a CDS encoding formylmethanofuran dehydrogenase subunit B, which gives rise to MTTTCPGCSCLCDDIEVSVEDSKIKGVSNACRKGASLFLNANSAPCDIETAIDGAIRILKEARNPAIFGLDNTTLEAQHVAIKLARKLDCMIEDYSQIRYGNLFELLRSSKIPTCTLDEVRDRADISIFWGSDAMNAQPRHLSRFSYFPRGEHKQKGWEFDRHAVTIDLYRSSTAKVTKEYLKVEPGNDALLMNEIMDVLSQKPPRSKDVLHFVNEIRKAAFGVIFAGTGLIQGLNRELGELVEFMQKLNEYGEFRLIPMVVGYNMRGFVETAGNSNLEVKGLFQQALLDDKIDAALIVGADPLSDLPYPVSGKLRDIKTIVIDPRVTPTTEIADVVIHGATPAIDAGGHAMRMDGVEFEFAPCINGELPSDEMILEMILEGL
- a CDS encoding formylmethanofuran dehydrogenase subunit D, with translation MGIHDLLEAPEYQIRIVIVPDIFQSSAGYRGKLSEEYQDLSAVVYLDQNDMKHWGIKDGEKVTLSSANEKIVVIARESDEEHPGIGLMPPSVYSMRILSNLETSLTKIKKGDGNVSALAELLT
- a CDS encoding Ribonuclease P-related protein; this encodes MRVKRRYLKFKIESDRRLTRRDIIDAIHSAGTSLFGDYGMSLINLQFIEFDESTGHGVVRCARERVDDVRAVLATINNIRGAPSATRVVRVSGTLKGVKR
- a CDS encoding H4MPT-linked C1 transfer pathway protein, with the protein product MFMGVDIGGANTKIATSEGFTKSVYLPIWEGCDLAGHLKHFLDELAPDGVGITLTCELADSFPTRKEGVRYIANIVSELTEDAVFFGVDGKFHDQTCVKIDPENFFASNWVASSSFIGKELGDVIFIDMGSTTTDIIPIVSGVPVAGKTDFERLKRGELIYTGILRTNLATIIDRVDVDGVSCRVASELFAITADLYLLLGKINDRDYTCDTPNAYAVCGGKQKEDAARRIARLVCSDPDELGWANIQNIAEQIAISQKNEIQSVISMISERYGLSTVVCGGIGEFVIKEASEELGLECILLSRRYGMKISSVFPAYALARLLRDRSGGD
- a CDS encoding type II secretion system protein E — protein: MDILAQIIRGKSEEENNSPSDIETLDLLHYDVPEGYIEVERTWLKKPYALASILFNEAENEYYYHLAEPKLTPFEKALLEKTYDDLRDVLVLEGEVAPDEKEKVLEHHAKELLNGYSIEINPESLEKILYYLKRNCIGIGKIDALMEDEFIEDISCDGVNVPIFLYHKRYQNIKTNLSFAEDELDSFVIVLAQKCGKHLSIAEPMLDATMQDGSRLQITLGRDITTRGSSFTIRRFASHPFTPVDLLRYQTFTKEMLAYLWLCIESNRSLLFAGGTAAGKTSALNAVSIFIPPNAKIISIEDTRELTLYHDNWIADVTRESTLSGGARKIDMYELLRHALRQRPEYLLVGEVRGREAHTLFQAMSTGHTTYSTIHASTIEEVVNRLRNEPISVPLMMLQALDILSIQRLLYIEKGERVRRCDVIAEFAGIDPATNNIKINELYRFNSATNSFEKVSDSIVLAKIQNQRGWSTAELEEDLNRRAKLLDYMLKKDMWDYKEISMLIHRYFYNPEMIMGMIEEEIGDEEDEPDR
- a CDS encoding type IV pilus biogenesis complex membrane subunit, producing MNLIDKIGYRLFGKWVLRKKLYYIGLQKKLRQSQIHQPFDQYVASAIIYSLISAVIGGILGYLFAPTLLAMIEFYAPILNIHLSGSFRWLAPQRDLLVTLITSTMLFLIFWQVTYRLILFYPTLLLSLRKDEINLILPHAASFMYALSKGGMNLLDVFRSLASHKGIYHAASEEAAQIVRDVDYLGCDLVTALHNASKTSPSERFRSFVENMTSVIESGGDITEYLGKEAKNYQENAVEEQKSFLEMLELIAESYVTLFVAGPIFFIVVIVLMGMMGSVYVNLLYLVIYAVIPIGSIAFIVLLDSISRSVNERRGEIIKTRRRIDVFRDVEEIETDPEDEAELFKAFKWYERLEKPASLLKHPLHAFLEKPVRVLYFSFPLSVILLFFTLRQLESFTPAAIDDYILLALFVALLPFTIVYEARERIVKAIERAVPDFLSSLSSVSGAGLTLKRAIETVLRTDLGVLTSEIRKIKGDMEWGSSTQDALYKFEERLKIGAISRAVTLIVKASEVSGDIREVLSIAAKDAATTERLRENRYSNTVIYLIIIYIAFGVFLGILYVISAVFLPLMPSSESIPLQNAAGSYINAEAYKLLFFHAVLIQGFFSGLIAGKIGEGSLLSGIKHGLIMIAIGYTLFTLFL
- a CDS encoding DDE endonuclease, which produces MYLVYLPPYSPDLNPIEFIWKSIKRRFSRLAESLSFAKSWIEKFIPSWI
- a CDS encoding transposase, with the translated sequence MLREEGISGEFAGDGTGYSLTVTKHYRTNPKKKGKDFRYVFRIIDIDMGMYVGFGYSSRSEKDAFNKAMKMLKEMGVKMNSISLDKYYSTRKTLKMFGKETAVYVIPKKNLSKIGFDWLRVIERIIETPYKFLKRYFKRNLSESGFSADKRRFGWLIRQKREDRREMALFAIGLWHNIFAIRVR
- a CDS encoding twitching motility protein PilT, yielding MILIDSYGWIEYFADGPLSDKYADYIKEVDEESAITPAIVVYEVYRKIKNEVNEEAALEAYAQMMRTRIISLDDNLAITAADFSLIYEFGMADAIVYATARSEGAIVVTSDKHFKGLEGVEFIE
- a CDS encoding AbrB family transcriptional regulator, with product MAVVTVSSKFQIAIPRSIREKIGLKPKEKLVMIEKGGIITLIPQLPIKEMKGFAKGVQTRDIRDESDRF
- a CDS encoding polymerase; the protein is MNVTLFVEGSHGDALKRTVVKSLIVIFSLLVPAAALVLRGARCRVCGWRGWGAAGDGCRESVCREGLPPPLPLHPTFASLSRIFFAIKRIQKDVKELVVLSGLVFGLVVGLGYLFMTMFGVVGVGVAWVVGNGVGSVCVGVMVWREGWV